DNA from Demetria terragena DSM 11295:
CGCACAACTCGAGCCGTCCGTCATCGTGATCGGGGTTAAACACCGTTCGCCCACAGGCAAGTTGCTGTTCGGGTCGGTCGCCCAGCAGATCCTGTTAGAGGCGCATTGCCCGGTGCTGTCGGTCAAGGCGCCGCGAAACCAGCTATAAGTCGGGCCGGTCGCCTTCGACATCGTCGGTCTGACCAGTGCGGTATGCCGCCCGGCCGATCATGTGCGAGCCGACCGGCACGGTCAGGAGCTGGAACAGGCTGATCAGGAAGATCATCCCGATGTCGAGCGGTTCGCGCAGTCGCAGTGCCAGGCCAAGCAGGACCAGAAGGGTGCCGAGGACCTGAGGCTTGGTGCCGGAGTGCATCCGGGTCAACAGATCGGGAAAGCGCACCAAGCCGACGGCCGCGGCGAGGCACAGGAGCGACCCGAGTAGCAGCAGAACCAGCCCGATCGCGTCGGACACCGTCGCCCACGTGCTCATCGCCGCCACCTTCTGGTCGTCTGATCGGGTGACGGCGCATCGCGGTCTCGGGCGACGAAGCGGGCCACCGCGACCGATCCGATGAAGCCGATCAAAGACAACGAGATCAGGATGGGCAGCGTGGTGCTGTGGTCGGTAAAGGCGGCCTCAACAGCCAGGACGGACACGATGATCGACACCATCACGTCGGAGGCGACCACCCGGTCCAAGACACTTGGTCCGCGAATGATGCGCGCCAACGTGAGTAGCGCGGCTAACAGCAGCACGACGCCGATGATCCAGGCAACCGTTAACTCGATGGAGTTCATGAGTCCTCCTGCGGGACAATCGAGTTCGCACCGCACGAGGGATCTACGGCCAGGGCGCGAAGCACCCGGTCCTCCTGCGCCAGGATCGAGCGGCGTACCACCTCGGCGCCGGGCTCATCTTCAACGCCGAGGGCGTGGACGAGTAGCATCCGGCTGGCGCTGTTGAGGTCGATCACCACAGTGCCAGGAACAAGCGCCACCATCTCGGCGGTGATCGTCTGAAGCTGCTCGTCAGGCGAGCGCAGTCGTACTGACACCAGGCGCCCATGGGTGCCTGGCCCATGGAAGAACGCGGCGAGCGCCACCTGAGCGCTCGCGACAAACAGATCGCGATGGAACACGCTGATCAGCACGACCAGCGGCCAAGCGCGGACTCGAATCCCGGTGACCAGGCGCGGCAGCGGGAAGATCAGCAAGACCAGCGTGCTGAGTGCCATGCCGCCCAGGGCATTGGCCCACGAGATGTTTCCCCACAGGAGAATCCACACGACGGTGAGCAGGACCAGCGGGACTGGCTGAAGGCGATCACGGATCACCGGTCTCACCACCCAGCACGGTGGAGACGTACGGCGTCCGGTCCAGCAGGTCGACCGCGGCGCGATCGGTGATGCCGAACAATGGGCCGGCTGCGACGGTCAGTGCGCAGGTCGCGACCACCAGCCCGGCGGTCGGCCAGACAACGCCTGGCCCGAGGGGCTGGTCGTTTCCGTGGCGGCTGGCCCCTTCCAGGTGCTCTTCGACGTCCTCGGGTTGGGACTGCCAGAACGCTCGCGTCCACACTCGTCCAAGGGGGTAGAGCGTCAGCAGCGAGGTGATCGCCGATCCGGCCAGCAACAGATAGGCCAGCGGGGTGCCGAGTTCGGCACCGGCTTGCATCAGTCCGACCTTGCCCAAGAAGCCCGAGAAGGGTGGAACCCCAGCCAGGTTCAGGGCCGGGATGAAGTAGAGCACCGCGAGGAAAGGTACGGCGCCGGCCAGCCCGCCGAGCTTGCTCAGAGACGTCGAGCCGCCGTAGCGCTCGATCAATCCGGTGACCAGGAACAGAGCGGTCTGGATGGCGATGTGATGGACGATGTAGAAGATCGCGGCGGAGTACCCTGCGACGCTGGCGACGCCGATCCCGAAGATCATGTAGCCGATGTGGCTGACGAGGGTGAAAGACAACATGCGCTTGATGTCGTTCTGAGCGACGGCACCCAGGATGCCGACGATCATGGTGAGTAGCGCCGCCCAGAGCAGCAAGGTGTCGAGCCTGCCGTCGGTGAACAGCAGGGTCTGGGTGCGAATGATGGCGTAGACGCCGACCTTGGTCAGCAGTCCGGCGAAGACGGCGGTCACCGGCGCCGGTGCCGTGGGGTAGGAGTCCGGAAGCCAACTCGACAACGGGAAGACGGCGGCCTTCACCGAGAAGGCGAGTAGCAGCATCGCGTGCAGGGCGAGCTTGGTGCCATCCGGCAGATCGGGGATGCGCTCGCTGAGCAGGGCGAGATTGACGGTGCCGGTTGCGGCGTAGATGAGCGCGATCGTCGCCAGGAACAAGGTGGAAGACAGCAGCGATACGTACGCATAACTGATCCCGGCACGCACCCGTTCGGCCGTCCCGCCGAGGGTGAGCAACACGAAACTCGCTGCGAGCAGGATCTCGAAGCCGACATAGATGTGGAACAGATCGCCGGAGATGAAG
Protein-coding regions in this window:
- a CDS encoding Na+/H+ antiporter subunit E, giving the protein MIRDRLQPVPLVLLTVVWILLWGNISWANALGGMALSTLVLLIFPLPRLVTGIRVRAWPLVVLISVFHRDLFVASAQVALAAFFHGPGTHGRLVSVRLRSPDEQLQTITAEMVALVPGTVVIDLNSASRMLLVHALGVEDEPGAEVVRRSILAQEDRVLRALAVDPSCGANSIVPQEDS
- a CDS encoding Na+/H+ antiporter subunit D; translated protein: MTAEMLVPLPVLLPLIGAGIALATARSTFVQRIVSIAVLISNLTIAGLLLAAADSSGPQVVQAGNWGPTEGITLVVDRLSALMLIVSSVTILAVLLYSIGQGRSSFDTQDDGESPLPIFHPSMLVLTAGVSTTFISGDLFHIYVGFEILLAASFVLLTLGGTAERVRAGISYAYVSLLSSTLFLATIALIYAATGTVNLALLSERIPDLPDGTKLALHAMLLLAFSVKAAVFPLSSWLPDSYPTAPAPVTAVFAGLLTKVGVYAIIRTQTLLFTDGRLDTLLLWAALLTMIVGILGAVAQNDIKRMLSFTLVSHIGYMIFGIGVASVAGYSAAIFYIVHHIAIQTALFLVTGLIERYGGSTSLSKLGGLAGAVPFLAVLYFIPALNLAGVPPFSGFLGKVGLMQAGAELGTPLAYLLLAGSAITSLLTLYPLGRVWTRAFWQSQPEDVEEHLEGASRHGNDQPLGPGVVWPTAGLVVATCALTVAAGPLFGITDRAAVDLLDRTPYVSTVLGGETGDP
- the mnhG gene encoding monovalent cation/H(+) antiporter subunit G gives rise to the protein MSTWATVSDAIGLVLLLLGSLLCLAAAVGLVRFPDLLTRMHSGTKPQVLGTLLVLLGLALRLREPLDIGMIFLISLFQLLTVPVGSHMIGRAAYRTGQTDDVEGDRPDL
- a CDS encoding monovalent cation/H+ antiporter complex subunit F produces the protein MNSIELTVAWIIGVVLLLAALLTLARIIRGPSVLDRVVASDVMVSIIVSVLAVEAAFTDHSTTLPILISLSLIGFIGSVAVARFVARDRDAPSPDQTTRRWRR